In the genome of Chryseobacterium arthrosphaerae, one region contains:
- a CDS encoding RagB/SusD family nutrient uptake outer membrane protein has translation MKFFNTIILAAGISAVMLSCTNELNIDPEGTPTEANFWKTENDLITGANAMYRPLSDSEFYGRGFFWFINASDDMVTGRSKSEADNVKNFSSNYIAAGDLETQWNKRYSVIGVANSVIRNADNIQASQAVKNKYVGEALFMSSRMYFELAYSYGNEKAGIPIVDRTQGPNPNPIPRTANVMENYNYIVNDLKKAAELLPTQAELPAKDYGRPHKAAAWALLAKVYLFMKDWKNAEYWANEVMTKGNRNLLNNYADVFKAENNYSSEYIWSIPSTPKFNAVGSILPGVMLENKGWGEYNGWGYFQPTKELYDEYETGDQRRSTTILKIGDKFTFNGKERTYASTNSLTGYQFNKYMDAFKYQLNSGHVSANGDYPCTDLAVPIMRYAEVILIKAEALLMQGKPADQEINMIRTRAGLSPKNGCTMADLKHERRCELAGEWADRHRDLVRWGDAQATYAKPLHGINGQVVWAARNFNPAIHNVWAVPQAEIVNSHGVIKQNEGW, from the coding sequence ATGAAATTTTTCAATACCATAATTTTAGCAGCAGGAATATCCGCAGTAATGCTGTCCTGTACCAACGAGCTTAATATAGACCCTGAAGGAACGCCTACAGAAGCCAACTTCTGGAAAACAGAAAATGACCTGATCACAGGAGCCAATGCGATGTACAGACCGCTTTCCGACAGTGAATTTTATGGAAGAGGTTTTTTCTGGTTCATTAATGCCAGTGACGATATGGTGACCGGAAGATCAAAAAGTGAAGCAGATAATGTGAAGAACTTCAGCAGTAATTACATTGCCGCAGGCGATCTGGAAACCCAGTGGAACAAAAGATATTCCGTGATAGGAGTTGCCAACAGTGTTATCCGCAATGCCGATAATATTCAGGCTTCACAGGCTGTGAAAAACAAGTATGTGGGGGAAGCTCTGTTTATGAGCAGCAGGATGTACTTTGAGCTGGCTTATTCCTATGGAAATGAAAAAGCAGGTATCCCGATTGTGGACCGTACGCAGGGACCTAATCCAAATCCTATTCCCAGAACTGCCAATGTTATGGAAAACTACAATTATATTGTGAATGACCTGAAAAAAGCAGCAGAATTATTACCTACCCAGGCAGAGCTTCCTGCCAAAGATTACGGGAGGCCTCATAAAGCAGCAGCATGGGCGTTATTGGCAAAGGTATACCTGTTTATGAAAGACTGGAAGAATGCAGAATACTGGGCGAATGAAGTAATGACGAAAGGAAACAGAAACCTGCTGAATAACTATGCTGATGTTTTCAAAGCTGAAAATAATTATAGTTCAGAATATATCTGGTCTATACCAAGTACTCCGAAATTTAACGCCGTGGGCAGTATCCTTCCGGGGGTAATGCTTGAAAATAAAGGATGGGGAGAGTACAATGGCTGGGGATATTTTCAGCCTACAAAAGAATTATATGATGAATATGAAACCGGAGATCAGAGAAGAAGCACGACCATTCTTAAAATTGGAGACAAGTTTACCTTTAACGGAAAGGAAAGAACATATGCTTCTACCAATTCCCTTACCGGATATCAGTTTAACAAATATATGGATGCCTTCAAATATCAGCTGAACAGCGGCCACGTAAGCGCCAATGGTGATTATCCGTGTACAGATCTTGCAGTTCCTATCATGCGTTATGCTGAGGTGATCCTGATCAAGGCAGAAGCTTTACTGATGCAGGGGAAACCGGCTGACCAGGAAATCAATATGATCAGAACCCGTGCAGGCTTGTCTCCGAAAAACGGATGTACAATGGCAGACCTGAAACATGAAAGACGTTGCGAGCTGGCAGGTGAGTGGGCAGACAGACACAGGGATCTTGTACGTTGGGGAGATGCACAGGCAACGTATGCGAAGCCTCTGCATGGTATCAACGGACAGGTGGTCTGGGCAGCAAGAAACTTTAATCCGGCCATACATAATGTCTGGGCAGTTCCACAGGCTGAAATCGTCAACAGTCATGGAGTTATTAAACAAAATGAAGGCTGGTAA
- a CDS encoding SusC/RagA family TonB-linked outer membrane protein, protein MNVFKVPVSVTYLTGRVLLIGAISASPLFLAQKKDSLNEKSIDEIVVVGYGTQKKSKVSGAVSEASLDKLTSRSLSGVGEVLQGKAPGVTVVNEGGDPNGSPKVNIRGLGGVNGETPLYVIDGVVFNGTPSINPNDIQDISVLKDASAAIYGARSSGGVILITTKRGKKGSLTVDFDVKYGTNQAWRLKESLNAAEFQDVMRQAYDNAGKLNSLPLAFNAEKYADGGITRTNWMNEIFRTGSVQEYNVNLSGGSEKSRFFVGMNHRNLEGILLNTQAKRYNFRVNSEHKVKDWLTIGENMYYNYSAGNTANTKNGYTGALVAAMYYPPNVPVYTPTGAFSGLPIDVAGGYGDMINPVAYLKRISIQNPTHEILINPYIEVALLKDLKFRSNFSQTFRIGNIKEFTPRVLEVGKIFDTNSLEYQSNTLSTSLAEQLLTYKLTAGKHNFDFLAGFTFQKTTEEGFSAKAFDFRSEAETFRYLQNAADTNKEVYSYKYQQALISYLGRVNYDYAGKYIISLLGRRDGTSLVARHNQFANYYSVSGGWVVSKENFLNDISWLSSLKLRGSYGILGNLGGASYQAVNPLMIRYNNVIFGQDPTQNIAYYSTTLPNADIKWGKSEQTNFGVDASFLHNSLSLQFDYFVKNSTDQIFNVNLSSTATLVDQYVNAGLFQDKGYELGINYNGKKSGDFTYSIGATFSQLKNTVKQLATVDEIFINSNNVRGVLKPTRVKVGESLYSYYGYKTDGIFRTQEEINNYRDANGNLIQPNAKPGDIKFLKKDGNTGTLNNNDFVNLGNPYPKFSYGLSYNMTWKNFDLNLFFQGVYGNKIFNGMKFISLNPGGTGQNYNMDRDILNAWTPQNTNTDIPRLVHGDPSGNYSKVSDFYVEDGSYLRLKNLTIGYSLPKELYNKLNVNKVRVYVTSNNLFTITKYTGFDPEVGMDTYGVDTGRYPQARSFIFGVEVGL, encoded by the coding sequence ATGAATGTATTTAAAGTCCCTGTCTCAGTCACTTATTTAACGGGTAGGGTATTACTTATTGGGGCAATATCAGCTTCACCGCTGTTCCTCGCTCAGAAAAAAGACAGTTTGAATGAAAAATCCATCGACGAGATTGTTGTTGTAGGATACGGAACGCAGAAAAAATCTAAAGTATCCGGTGCTGTTTCGGAGGCTTCACTGGATAAACTTACTTCCAGGTCCCTATCCGGAGTAGGAGAAGTGCTTCAGGGGAAAGCTCCCGGAGTCACAGTGGTGAATGAAGGAGGTGATCCCAACGGTTCTCCTAAAGTGAACATCCGTGGTTTGGGTGGGGTAAACGGAGAAACACCTCTTTATGTGATAGACGGAGTTGTTTTTAATGGAACACCTTCTATTAATCCTAATGATATCCAGGATATTTCTGTCCTTAAAGATGCTTCTGCCGCTATTTACGGGGCGAGGTCTTCAGGAGGGGTTATCCTTATTACAACAAAAAGAGGTAAGAAAGGAAGTTTAACCGTAGATTTTGATGTCAAATACGGAACCAACCAGGCATGGAGACTGAAAGAATCCCTAAATGCCGCTGAATTTCAGGATGTAATGCGCCAGGCGTATGATAATGCAGGAAAACTGAATAGCCTTCCTTTAGCCTTCAATGCTGAAAAATATGCTGACGGAGGAATCACCAGAACCAACTGGATGAACGAGATTTTCCGTACGGGATCTGTTCAGGAGTATAATGTAAACCTTAGTGGAGGAAGCGAAAAATCCAGATTTTTTGTAGGAATGAACCACAGGAATCTTGAAGGGATTTTACTGAATACTCAGGCAAAACGGTATAATTTCAGAGTAAACTCTGAGCATAAAGTCAAAGATTGGCTTACCATCGGAGAAAATATGTATTATAATTATTCTGCAGGGAATACGGCCAATACCAAGAACGGCTATACCGGAGCTTTGGTTGCAGCAATGTATTATCCGCCGAATGTTCCGGTATATACGCCAACGGGAGCTTTCTCAGGACTGCCTATTGATGTGGCGGGAGGATACGGTGATATGATCAACCCTGTTGCCTATCTTAAAAGGATCAGCATTCAGAACCCAACCCATGAGATTCTGATCAATCCGTACATAGAAGTAGCCTTGCTGAAAGACCTGAAATTCCGTTCTAACTTTTCCCAGACATTCAGGATAGGAAACATCAAAGAATTTACCCCAAGAGTATTGGAAGTAGGAAAAATATTCGATACCAATAGTCTGGAATATCAGTCTAACACCCTGTCAACCTCTCTTGCAGAGCAGCTCCTTACGTACAAATTAACAGCCGGTAAGCACAATTTTGATTTCCTTGCAGGGTTTACTTTTCAGAAAACCACAGAAGAAGGATTCAGTGCAAAGGCCTTTGATTTCAGAAGTGAGGCGGAAACTTTCAGATATCTTCAGAATGCAGCAGATACCAACAAAGAAGTTTACAGTTACAAATACCAGCAGGCTCTGATATCCTATCTGGGCAGGGTCAACTATGACTATGCCGGGAAATATATCATCAGTTTACTGGGGCGTAGGGACGGAACCTCTCTGGTTGCAAGACATAACCAGTTTGCCAACTATTATTCCGTTTCCGGGGGATGGGTGGTTTCCAAAGAGAATTTTTTGAACGATATTTCATGGCTTTCAAGCCTGAAGCTGAGAGGAAGCTACGGGATTTTAGGAAATCTTGGCGGAGCCTCCTATCAGGCAGTGAATCCATTAATGATAAGATATAACAATGTCATTTTCGGACAGGATCCAACCCAAAATATTGCTTATTATTCTACAACGCTTCCGAATGCTGATATAAAGTGGGGAAAATCTGAGCAGACCAACTTTGGGGTAGATGCCTCGTTCCTGCACAACAGCCTTTCTTTACAGTTTGATTATTTCGTGAAAAATTCAACAGATCAGATTTTCAATGTCAACCTTTCCAGTACGGCAACACTGGTTGATCAATATGTAAATGCCGGTTTATTTCAGGATAAGGGCTATGAATTGGGAATAAATTACAATGGGAAGAAGTCAGGAGATTTCACGTATTCAATCGGGGCAACTTTCAGTCAACTAAAAAATACGGTGAAGCAGTTGGCGACTGTGGATGAGATCTTTATCAACAGCAATAATGTTCGTGGAGTATTGAAACCTACCCGTGTAAAAGTGGGAGAGTCCCTTTATTCTTATTACGGTTATAAAACTGATGGAATCTTCCGGACGCAGGAAGAAATCAACAACTATAGAGATGCCAACGGAAACCTGATCCAGCCAAATGCTAAACCGGGAGACATTAAATTCCTGAAGAAAGACGGAAATACTGGAACACTGAATAACAATGATTTTGTAAACCTTGGAAATCCTTATCCTAAATTCTCTTACGGACTTTCCTACAACATGACCTGGAAAAATTTTGATCTTAACCTGTTCTTCCAGGGAGTGTATGGAAACAAAATATTCAACGGGATGAAGTTTATTTCTTTAAATCCAGGAGGTACAGGACAGAACTATAATATGGACCGTGACATCCTGAATGCCTGGACTCCTCAGAATACCAACACTGATATTCCAAGGCTTGTGCATGGGGATCCAAGCGGCAACTATTCAAAAGTATCGGATTTCTATGTAGAAGACGGTTCTTACCTGAGACTGAAAAACCTTACAATAGGATATTCGTTACCAAAAGAACTTTATAATAAGCTTAATGTCAATAAAGTAAGGGTATACGTGACAAGCAATAACTTGTTTACCATTACCAAATATACTGGGTTTGATCCTGAAGTAGGAATGGATACTTATGGTGTGGATACCGGAAGATACCCTCAGGCCCGTTCATTTATTTTCGGAGTGGAAGTGGGATTGTAA
- a CDS encoding SDR family oxidoreductase — MTIIITGTSSGIGFALAEYFGKKGHKVYGLSRKYTESQYFKSIPTDVTDNTAVQNAIAGVLQSESRIDVLINNAGMGMVGAVEDSTKEDILKLFSLNLAGAVQMMSAVLPKMRENKFGKIINVSSIGSEMGLPFRGFYSASKSALDKVTEAMRYEVYPWNIDVCSLHLGDIKTNIAENRVIAQVSQPYQKVFDKVYALMNAHVDEGTEPLEVAEYIEKLLGKNKWKAHYYFGKFGQKIGVPLKWILPQGIYENLMKKYNKLDKN, encoded by the coding sequence ATGACCATTATCATTACAGGAACCTCATCAGGAATCGGATTTGCATTAGCCGAATATTTTGGTAAAAAAGGGCACAAAGTATACGGATTAAGCAGGAAATATACAGAGAGTCAGTATTTCAAATCGATCCCAACTGATGTTACCGATAACACTGCTGTTCAGAATGCTATTGCCGGGGTTTTACAGTCAGAAAGCAGAATTGATGTACTGATCAACAATGCGGGAATGGGAATGGTAGGAGCTGTAGAAGATTCTACAAAGGAAGACATCCTGAAATTGTTCAGCCTGAACCTCGCAGGTGCCGTTCAGATGATGAGTGCTGTTCTTCCGAAAATGCGTGAAAATAAATTTGGAAAGATCATCAATGTTTCCAGTATCGGGAGTGAAATGGGTCTTCCTTTCCGTGGGTTTTATTCTGCTTCAAAATCTGCTCTGGATAAGGTGACTGAAGCCATGAGGTATGAAGTGTATCCATGGAATATTGACGTTTGCTCACTGCATTTAGGGGATATTAAAACCAATATTGCAGAAAACAGGGTGATCGCTCAGGTTTCCCAGCCTTATCAAAAGGTTTTTGATAAAGTATATGCCCTGATGAATGCTCACGTGGATGAAGGGACAGAGCCCCTGGAAGTGGCAGAATACATTGAAAAGCTGCTGGGGAAGAACAAATGGAAAGCCCATTATTATTTTGGTAAATTCGGACAGAAGATCGGAGTTCCGTTAAAATGGATTCTTCCGCAGGGCATTTATGAGAATTTAATGAAGAAGTATAATAAACTGGATAAAAATTAG
- a CDS encoding autotransporter assembly complex protein TamA, with translation MKLLLKIFFVLFCVFTQAQKKQYWLIDTETKVKKKVKDSVSAVKFLDSLAQNNYFFTQLKEVRVKGDSTEIFYDKGKNFNETYVDLSDSIALKLKIRKDFFTKNLDSTKKSINKSYIDDGYSFSRIKSKYKGQKNGFPIVELDINKNDKRTIDGFVVKGYEKVPKRFIKNLEKEFKGKNYDEKNLLAINKNFQSHPFLTLERQPQTLFTKDSTNIYLFLEKKKTNTFDGVIGFGNDKTEKFTLNGTMNVNFRNMFNGFETINLYWQRNPDKGQNFDLQVDIPYLFKSNVGMNAKVNIYRQDSTFANVKFLPAFYYHINNRNKIGLRGTLETSTIIDSLYVQGKDYNKRGIGIWYEMTEPTDIDLFLYKTRINAGYDFLTTTYSKDNTKATQNQFYFFGEHNYNISGNHFLNIKAEGAMMDSKVEFSANELYRFGGWNSMRGFNENSLAADYYYYGSLEYRYLIGNQAFFDVFGQYGQLNNKSLKVKPKLYSVGLGFNFFIPIGLMSFQLSNGNEFGNPFKFNDIKIHWGILSRF, from the coding sequence TTGAAATTACTTTTAAAAATATTTTTTGTACTGTTCTGCGTTTTTACCCAAGCGCAGAAAAAGCAGTATTGGCTGATCGATACGGAGACCAAGGTCAAAAAAAAGGTAAAAGATTCGGTTTCTGCCGTAAAGTTCCTGGATTCACTGGCACAGAATAATTATTTTTTCACACAGCTGAAAGAGGTCAGAGTAAAAGGGGACAGTACAGAAATTTTTTATGATAAAGGAAAAAACTTCAACGAAACCTATGTTGATCTTTCAGATTCCATTGCCCTGAAATTAAAAATCAGGAAAGATTTTTTCACTAAAAATTTAGACTCTACCAAGAAAAGCATCAACAAAAGCTATATTGATGACGGATATTCTTTCAGCAGGATCAAATCCAAATACAAGGGTCAGAAGAACGGCTTTCCCATCGTAGAGCTGGATATCAATAAAAACGATAAAAGAACGATCGACGGTTTTGTAGTCAAGGGATATGAAAAGGTTCCTAAAAGGTTCATCAAAAACCTGGAAAAGGAATTCAAAGGAAAAAATTATGATGAAAAGAATCTTCTGGCCATCAACAAGAACTTTCAGAGCCATCCTTTTCTGACACTGGAACGGCAACCGCAGACCCTGTTCACCAAAGATTCCACGAATATTTACCTGTTTCTCGAAAAGAAAAAGACCAATACTTTTGACGGGGTCATAGGTTTTGGAAATGACAAAACAGAGAAGTTCACCTTAAACGGAACCATGAACGTCAATTTCAGGAATATGTTCAATGGTTTTGAAACCATCAATCTTTACTGGCAGAGAAACCCTGACAAAGGACAGAATTTTGACCTTCAGGTGGATATTCCCTATCTTTTTAAATCGAACGTAGGGATGAATGCCAAGGTGAATATCTACAGACAGGATTCAACATTCGCCAATGTAAAATTCCTTCCCGCTTTTTATTATCACATCAATAACCGTAACAAAATCGGGCTAAGGGGAACCTTAGAAACCTCAACCATTATTGATTCCTTATACGTTCAGGGGAAAGATTATAATAAAAGGGGGATCGGGATCTGGTATGAAATGACAGAGCCTACCGATATTGACCTTTTTCTTTACAAAACAAGGATCAATGCCGGATATGATTTCCTGACAACCACTTATTCCAAAGACAATACCAAAGCCACACAGAATCAGTTTTATTTCTTCGGTGAACACAATTATAATATCTCCGGCAACCATTTCCTGAACATAAAAGCAGAAGGTGCCATGATGGATTCTAAGGTAGAGTTTTCTGCCAATGAATTATACCGTTTCGGGGGCTGGAATTCTATGCGGGGATTCAATGAGAACTCTCTGGCCGCTGATTATTATTATTACGGAAGTTTAGAATACCGGTACCTCATAGGCAATCAGGCATTTTTTGATGTCTTCGGACAATACGGACAGCTCAATAACAAATCACTCAAGGTAAAACCCAAACTCTACAGTGTGGGACTCGGTTTCAATTTCTTTATCCCGATCGGGCTGATGAGCTTCCAGCTGTCGAATGGTAATGAGTTTGGAAATCCGTTTAAATTCAATGATATTAAAATCCATTGGGGAATCCTGAGCAGGTTTTAA